One stretch of Thermococcus sp. 21S9 DNA includes these proteins:
- a CDS encoding LEA type 2 family protein, with translation MIKKLVAIVLLALLLWGAYIAYALLSSPPKFTARWGNVTEATTEVIIQGEWSKPIILPVSMNNVTMNFMGLTVAWTDRVKLSEKNALIVLGIDNRNLVRALFDYLNNGQNGTAKISFNGRLLKVIPLKFSVKRNVHMDLLGKLNFTAESKPILGGLAYTPALLSTKVRWGGEKGNRGILIADMEFYNPNSFPIPVANLTFDLYANGIKIGTGYLPKSTVIPAKGYATVTAVIELDENVLPKVWALHVKNGEESTVEVQITLSTTILGNTVQIPLKTEKKVVRTNIMEGINEALSQLTRG, from the coding sequence ATGATAAAGAAACTTGTTGCAATCGTGCTCCTGGCACTGCTCCTGTGGGGGGCCTACATCGCCTACGCGCTCCTTAGCTCACCTCCAAAGTTCACGGCCCGCTGGGGCAACGTAACCGAGGCGACCACAGAGGTCATCATCCAGGGCGAGTGGAGCAAGCCCATCATCCTCCCGGTTTCAATGAACAACGTCACGATGAACTTCATGGGGCTTACTGTTGCATGGACCGACAGGGTGAAACTGTCAGAGAAAAACGCGCTCATCGTCCTTGGCATAGACAACCGCAACCTCGTGAGGGCGCTCTTCGACTACCTCAACAACGGACAGAACGGAACGGCGAAGATTTCCTTCAACGGCAGGCTCCTGAAGGTGATTCCACTGAAGTTCAGCGTGAAGCGCAACGTCCACATGGACCTGCTTGGGAAGCTCAACTTCACTGCGGAGAGCAAGCCAATCCTTGGAGGCCTCGCGTACACTCCAGCCCTGCTGAGCACCAAAGTCCGCTGGGGTGGGGAGAAGGGAAACAGGGGAATACTCATCGCCGATATGGAGTTCTACAACCCCAACTCGTTCCCGATTCCGGTGGCAAACCTGACGTTTGACCTCTACGCGAACGGAATCAAGATTGGAACCGGCTACCTGCCGAAGTCCACGGTCATTCCCGCAAAGGGATACGCGACCGTCACGGCCGTCATAGAGCTCGACGAGAACGTCCTGCCAAAGGTCTGGGCCCTCCACGTGAAGAACGGCGAGGAGAGCACCGTTGAAGTCCAGATAACGCTTTCGACGACAATCCTCGGCAACACGGTCCAGATACCGCTCAAAACCGAGAAGAAGGTCGTAAGGACCAACATAATGGAGGGTATCAACGAAGCGCTCTCCCAGCTCACGCGGGGATGA
- a CDS encoding RsmB/NOP family class I SAM-dependent RNA methyltransferase: protein MEGSGKSSTFEAFPAELQEYYRKLFGREAEEIMASLRTPVEKYYIRVNTLKTSRDKLMRILRREGLKPKRSPYLREGIYFEREGPNFPDDYEPGLKVVRANKFASESVYQGANLYAPGVLQADKSIKPGDEVEIRDPKGLLVGIGIAKMSAKEMIVSTRGLAVEVTTPKFKLPSLSELESFKEGLFYAQSLPSMVVAHVLEPSEEELIIDMAAAPGGKTSHIAQLLQNRGEIIAIDKSRNRLRKMEEELQRLGVKNVKLIRMDARKLPELGLQADKILLDAPCTALGIRPKLWESRTPKDIIATARYQRAFIWAAIKSLRPGGVLVYSTCTLSYEENEANVKFMLEKGLKLEEQAVFIGSEGIGLDRVQRFYPNRHLTQGFFIAKLRKV from the coding sequence TTGGAAGGGAGTGGGAAATCTTCGACCTTTGAGGCATTTCCGGCGGAGCTTCAAGAGTACTACCGTAAGCTCTTCGGTAGAGAGGCAGAGGAGATAATGGCATCGCTCAGAACGCCGGTCGAGAAGTACTACATCCGCGTGAACACCCTAAAAACGAGCAGGGACAAGCTCATGAGAATCCTCAGGCGGGAGGGACTGAAGCCGAAAAGAAGCCCCTACCTCAGGGAGGGCATCTACTTCGAGAGGGAAGGCCCCAACTTTCCGGACGACTACGAGCCCGGGCTGAAGGTCGTCAGGGCCAACAAGTTCGCGAGCGAGAGCGTCTACCAGGGGGCAAACCTCTACGCTCCCGGCGTTCTTCAGGCGGACAAGAGCATAAAGCCCGGCGACGAGGTCGAGATTAGGGACCCTAAGGGACTTCTCGTCGGGATTGGAATTGCCAAAATGAGCGCCAAGGAGATGATAGTTTCGACGAGGGGTTTGGCCGTTGAGGTTACGACTCCAAAGTTCAAACTTCCCAGTTTGAGCGAGCTGGAGAGCTTTAAGGAGGGCCTCTTCTACGCCCAGAGCTTGCCGTCCATGGTGGTCGCCCACGTCCTCGAGCCGAGCGAGGAAGAATTAATAATCGACATGGCGGCCGCTCCCGGCGGAAAGACGAGCCATATAGCCCAGCTCCTCCAGAACAGGGGCGAAATCATCGCGATTGACAAATCCAGAAACAGACTTAGGAAAATGGAGGAGGAACTCCAAAGGCTCGGCGTCAAGAACGTCAAGCTCATCAGAATGGACGCGAGGAAACTGCCGGAGCTCGGGCTTCAGGCCGATAAGATACTTTTGGATGCCCCGTGCACGGCTTTGGGAATAAGGCCGAAGCTCTGGGAGAGCAGAACGCCGAAGGACATAATCGCGACGGCTCGATACCAGCGGGCCTTCATCTGGGCCGCGATAAAGTCCCTCCGCCCGGGTGGAGTTCTGGTTTACTCGACCTGCACGCTGAGCTACGAGGAGAACGAGGCAAACGTCAAGTTCATGCTGGAGAAGGGCTTAAAGCTGGAGGAGCAGGCCGTCTTCATAGGCTCCGAAGGAATCGGACTTGATAGAGTTCAGCGCTTCTATCCAAACAGGCACTTAACCCAGGGCTTCTTCATAGCAAAGCTCAGGAAGGTGTGA
- a CDS encoding flippase-like domain-containing protein yields the protein MKKYSLLAVGIAIIALLLWWAGIRDVVEILRGARLDYFLLAVLMYVLGLLSWGLRWRVLLNALGVRASFTKILLALLAGIFVNNVTPGARGGGEPVRMYFLAKETEKPYGQVFATVMMDRILDLIPVVVMLAFSTAYVYRLGSLSLTAVLVLLDLVFAGLILFTLGILLSERKTKGALYWFFRLFERLAPGKAEKYRDRFEKAVEVDVPRFQSDFRFLIRHKGVFLLALVYSTASWLFTVLRTYYAFRAINYPVSLVDVMVVQMVGIVVGMLSVIPGGAGIIETVNSGIYVLLGINKEIAVTATLLDRLISYWIPTALGALVTTHFGAKLRRKGLIGRGRR from the coding sequence ATGAAGAAGTACTCCCTCCTGGCCGTGGGAATAGCGATAATTGCGCTCCTCCTCTGGTGGGCCGGGATAAGGGACGTAGTGGAAATTCTAAGGGGGGCAAGGCTTGACTACTTCCTGCTCGCGGTTCTCATGTACGTCCTCGGGCTCCTGTCGTGGGGTCTGCGCTGGCGCGTTCTCCTCAACGCCCTTGGAGTGCGGGCGAGCTTCACGAAGATACTCCTGGCTTTGCTCGCGGGGATATTCGTCAACAACGTCACCCCTGGAGCGAGGGGCGGTGGGGAACCTGTCAGGATGTACTTCCTGGCGAAGGAAACGGAGAAGCCCTACGGCCAAGTGTTCGCGACGGTTATGATGGACAGAATCCTCGACCTGATTCCGGTCGTGGTTATGCTGGCCTTTTCCACCGCCTACGTTTACAGGCTCGGTTCGCTTTCGCTCACGGCAGTCCTTGTACTGCTCGACTTGGTCTTCGCGGGACTCATCCTGTTCACCCTTGGAATCCTGCTGAGCGAGAGGAAAACAAAGGGGGCCCTCTACTGGTTTTTCAGGCTCTTCGAAAGGCTCGCGCCTGGAAAGGCCGAGAAGTACCGCGACAGGTTTGAAAAGGCGGTTGAAGTTGACGTTCCAAGGTTCCAGAGCGACTTCAGGTTTCTGATTAGACACAAGGGAGTTTTCCTGCTCGCGCTGGTTTACTCGACAGCCTCGTGGCTCTTCACGGTTTTACGGACTTACTACGCTTTCAGGGCCATCAACTACCCGGTTTCCCTCGTGGACGTTATGGTCGTTCAGATGGTCGGAATAGTGGTTGGAATGCTGAGCGTCATCCCCGGTGGGGCGGGCATAATCGAGACCGTGAACTCTGGAATCTACGTCCTCCTGGGTATAAACAAGGAGATAGCCGTCACCGCGACGCTCCTCGACAGGCTCATCTCATACTGGATTCCAACGGCCCTGGGAGCCCTCGTGACGACACACTTCGGGGCAAAGCTGAGGAGAAAAGGTTTAATTGGTAGGGGCCGTAGGTAA
- a CDS encoding NAD(+) kinase, translating to MRFGVVARRDRPEALKLAYRVYDFLKVSGYDVVVDEDTYRHLKEFEEADVLPLEDFDVDFIIVIGGDGTILRVEHKTKRDIPILGVNMGTLGFLTEVEPHETFFAISKLIEGEYYIDERIKLRTYLDGKASVPDALNEVAILTGIPGKIIHLRYYIDGGLADEIRADGLIISTPTGSTGYAMSAGGPFVDPRLSVTVIAPLAPIALSSRPMVVPAESRIDVRNMALKREIVLAVDGQFYTYLPPETEITIKLSPRKAKFVRFTKEIYPKYTLRLKKRF from the coding sequence ATGAGGTTCGGCGTCGTGGCTCGAAGGGACCGGCCAGAGGCCCTGAAGCTGGCCTACCGCGTCTACGATTTTCTCAAGGTCAGCGGTTACGATGTTGTGGTTGACGAGGACACATACAGGCACCTGAAGGAGTTTGAGGAGGCGGACGTTCTCCCGCTTGAAGATTTTGACGTGGACTTCATAATCGTCATAGGCGGTGACGGAACAATTCTCAGGGTCGAGCACAAGACGAAGAGGGACATACCAATCCTTGGCGTCAACATGGGCACCCTCGGCTTCCTCACGGAGGTCGAGCCCCACGAGACGTTCTTCGCGATAAGCAAGCTGATTGAGGGCGAGTACTACATAGACGAGCGCATAAAGCTGAGAACTTACCTTGACGGCAAGGCCAGCGTCCCCGATGCCCTCAACGAGGTGGCAATACTCACGGGAATCCCGGGCAAGATAATCCACCTCCGCTACTATATCGACGGTGGACTCGCCGACGAGATTCGGGCAGATGGCCTCATAATCTCGACGCCCACGGGCTCAACCGGCTACGCGATGAGCGCTGGAGGGCCCTTTGTAGACCCGAGGCTCAGCGTTACGGTTATAGCCCCCCTCGCGCCGATAGCACTGAGCTCGAGGCCAATGGTAGTGCCGGCTGAGAGCAGGATAGACGTTCGCAACATGGCCCTGAAGAGGGAGATAGTGCTCGCCGTAGACGGCCAGTTCTACACCTACCTGCCCCCCGAAACCGAAATAACCATAAAGCTCTCGCCGAGGAAGGCAAAGTTCGTGCGCTTTACGAAGGAAATCTACCCGAAGTACACGCTGAGGCTGAAGAAGAGGTTTTAA
- a CDS encoding DUF3201 domain-containing protein, producing MNVKEIHEFLNRLWDDIFTLNEELKAELPEKGFKVEDVEEVFGAYIFLDGEWVRMDYPHPAFEIKPQIEVGVTPESYYFVVAVPKERISEGFLSLFLELFPRSFIYGSENFLSDVYNWRRDGRVSPRDVLERIEGSDEKVFQFEANFGSVEALKKGLERLIDVGREWEIFDL from the coding sequence ATGAACGTTAAGGAAATCCACGAGTTTCTCAACAGGCTGTGGGACGACATATTCACGCTCAACGAAGAACTCAAGGCCGAACTTCCGGAGAAGGGCTTCAAGGTGGAGGATGTGGAGGAGGTCTTCGGGGCCTACATATTCCTCGACGGCGAGTGGGTCAGAATGGACTATCCGCACCCGGCCTTCGAAATAAAGCCCCAGATTGAGGTAGGCGTGACGCCCGAGAGCTACTACTTCGTCGTTGCCGTTCCAAAGGAGAGGATAAGCGAGGGCTTTTTGAGCCTGTTCCTTGAACTCTTCCCGAGGAGCTTCATCTACGGGAGCGAGAACTTCCTGAGCGACGTCTACAACTGGAGGCGCGACGGAAGGGTCTCGCCAAGGGATGTCCTTGAGAGGATTGAGGGGAGTGATGAGAAGGTCTTCCAGTTCGAGGCGAACTTCGGGAGCGTTGAGGCGCTCAAAAAAGGCCTTGAGAGGCTGATTGACGTTGGAAGGGAGTGGGAAATCTTCGACCTTTGA
- a CDS encoding CDP-2,3-bis-(O-geranylgeranyl)-sn-glycerol synthase — protein sequence MGLESIFWAFWYILPAYVANASPVLVGGGRPIDGGRKWRDGKRLLGDGKTWRGFIGGVAIGTLVGVIQYFLTPDFYGSLGTAVKLAFLLSFGALVGDLVGSFFKRRANLPRGAPAIGLDQLGFLISALAFAYPVKTLSSGQIIFLLVVSPFIHWGANYFAYKMGWKSVPW from the coding sequence ATGGGGCTGGAGTCCATCTTTTGGGCGTTCTGGTACATCCTTCCCGCTTACGTGGCCAACGCTTCCCCGGTACTCGTTGGAGGGGGAAGGCCGATAGACGGTGGACGGAAATGGCGGGATGGAAAACGGCTTCTCGGTGACGGAAAGACCTGGAGGGGCTTCATCGGTGGCGTCGCTATAGGAACGCTCGTTGGGGTAATCCAGTACTTCCTAACGCCGGACTTCTACGGCTCACTCGGAACCGCGGTCAAGCTGGCATTCCTTCTCTCCTTCGGCGCACTCGTCGGAGACCTCGTGGGTAGCTTCTTCAAGAGGCGCGCAAACCTCCCGCGCGGTGCCCCGGCGATAGGCCTCGACCAGCTCGGCTTCCTGATAAGCGCCCTGGCCTTTGCTTACCCTGTTAAAACTCTCTCCAGCGGGCAGATTATATTCCTCCTCGTCGTCTCGCCCTTTATTCACTGGGGGGCAAACTATTTCGCCTACAAGATGGGCTGGAAGAGCGTCCCCTGGTGA